The Diospyros lotus cultivar Yz01 chromosome 15, ASM1463336v1, whole genome shotgun sequence genome has a window encoding:
- the LOC127792236 gene encoding basic leucine zipper 61-like, which yields MAQLPPKVPNMPPSVWPDFPHQRMASMENLPHPPPAAPPSWVDEFLDFSAAKRGSHRRSISDSIAFIEPPMVDECRRSLAPASRGPGNEFDRFDDEQLMSMFADDIPAAPPKSSSNTSTPSDHNSINDDKQDQQHLKNEAEEVQSFCKFEAQAAATIALTDNSSDKIADPKRIKRILANRQSAQRSRVRKLQYISELERSVTSLQAEVSVLSPRVAFLDHQRLVLNVDNSALKQRIAALAQDKIFKDAHQEALRREIERLRKVYQEQNLRKMESARAKPPAAGDANGSAESDQKIVN from the exons ATGGCACAATTGCCTCCTAAAGTCCCAAACATGCCTCCCTCGGTTTGGCCGGACTTCCCCCACCAAAGAATGGCCTCCATGGAGAACCTTCCGCATCCGCCCCCCGCCGCCCCCCCGTCGTGGGTCGACGAGTTCCTCGACTTCTCGGCGGCGAAGCGCGGCTCCCACCGTCGCTCCATCAGCGACTCAATTGCCTTCATTGAGCCCCCCATGGTGGACGAATGCCGGAGATCGTTGGCTCCGGCGTCCCGAGGGCCCGGCAACGAGTTCGACCGCTTCGACGACGAGCAGCTCATGTCCATGTTCGCCGACGACATCCCGGCTGCTCCGCCCAAGTCCTCGTCGAACACCTCCACGCCGTCCGATCACAACAGCATCAATGACGACAAACAAGATCAACAGCACCTCAAGAACGAGGCCGAGGAGGTTCAAAGTTTTTGCAAATTCGAAGCCCAAGCCGCCGCTACCATTGCACTAACCGATAATTCCTCTGACAAGATCGCTGATCCTAAACGAATCAAGAG GATTCTGGCGAACAGACAGTCGGCGCAAAGGTCGCGGGTGAGGAAGTTGCAGTACATCTCGGAGCTTGAACGCAGCGTCACCTCACTGCAA GCTGAAGTGTCGGTGTTGTCGCCGAGGGTGGCGTTTTTGGACCACCAACGATTGGTTCTGAACGTCGATAACAGTGCTCTTAAGCAAAGAATTGCAGCTCTCGCCCAAGATAAGATCTTCAAAGATG CTCATCAAGAAGCGCTGAGGAGGGAAATAGAGAGGCTGAGAAAAGTATATCAGGAGCAGAATCTCAGGAAGATGGAAAGTGCTCGGGCCAAGCCGCCGGCAGCCGGGGACGCCAACGGTTCTGCGGAAAGTGATCAAAAGATTGTCAACTGA